The region TTGACCCTAAAGCAATTGGGCTATTCCTACAATGTCACCAATCCCGCCGCGATTTCAACTTTGACTCCTGCTTTGCAGGAATTGGCGGCCCAGGTAAAGTTTTACAGTAATAAATATTACCTCCAAGCCTTGCTCAACAAAGATGTTTGGCTGGCGGTGGGTTGGTCGAGCCAGATCATTCCCCTGCTGAGAAATCAGTCGGAGTTAAAGGCGATTATTCCCACCTCTGGAACTTCCCTCTGGGCTGATCTTTGGACGATGCCCACCGAAGCTGAAGCCGCTGAAATTACCTATGAATGGTTAAATTTTTCTGCCCAGCCATCCAGCCTGGAGCAAATGGCTACTTTTAGCCAGGGTTTGGCGGTGCCCTATCAAAACTTGGACATTGCTTCCCTGACCACCAATCCTTTGCTGGCTTTCTCGCCGGAGTTGTTGGAACGTTGCGAATTCCTTGCTCCTCTGAACCGGGCCACTGCGAACCAATACAAGGCTCTATGGCAGACCATGCGGAGTGCTTAGGTGTCAATGGCTCAATGACTTCAAAGCAAGCTGGTGACGGGATTTGAACCTGCGACCGACTGATTACAAATCAGTTGCTCTACCACTGAGCTACACCAGCATCTTTGATACAGAATAGCAGAATATTAACCCAGAGGCTCTGGCTAATTTTTACCCCTAAAAAACTTTTTGAGCGACCCATAAAACCCTGAAAAACCATGTCCACCTTAATTGTCGCCACGGGAAACCCGGGCAAATTAGCCGAGATGCAAGCTTATCTTGATCGCCTTGATTGCCAGTTAGCCCTCAAACCCCCGGAAATTGAGGTGAAGGAAATCGGCAGCACATTCTATGAAAATGCTTGCTTAAAGGCTTCCCAGGTGGCAAAAGCGTTAAATCAATGGGCGATCGCCGATGATTCTGGTTTGGCAGTGGATGCATTGGAAGGGGCACCGGGTTTATATTCCGCCCGTTACGGTAACACCGATGGGGAAAGAATCGCTAAACTGCTCCAGGCCATGGAGGGAGTCACCCAAAGACAGGCCCAATTCATCTGTGTGGTGGCGATCGCCGCTCCCAATGGCAGTATTCAACTGAGCAGTGAAGGGATTTGTCCGGGGGAAATCACCCAGAGTCCGAGGGGCGACCACGGTTTTGGCTATGACCCAATTTTTTGGCTACCAGGGCACAAAAAAACCTTTGCAGAAATGACAAAGGCAGAAAAGCGACAGGTAAGCCATCGGGGACAAGCCTTTGACAAACTCATCCACCGGTGGTCTGAACTAAAATTCGACAGCTTTTGATGGCTGGTGATGGACAGGGAGTTGGGACGAAGAGAGCAAAACAGCCCCAGCGGGCCCAACCTTACCAGGAAACTGAAAGCAGATCTCAATCTCAAAAAGAGTTAAATAGCTTCGGTGTCCTTTTCCCCTGTCCGAATCCGCACCACCGAATCCACCGGGCTGATGAAGATCTTACCGTCACCGATCTCGCCAGTGCGGGCCGCCGATACCAACTTGTCAACAACCATGTCAACCTGTTCTTCATCGACGACAATCTCAATTTTGAGTTTTTGGAGAAACTCAACGGTGTACTCAGAGCCACGGTAACGCTCTGTTTGACCCTTTTGACGGCCAAAGCCCCTAACTTCGGAGACCGTCATACCAACGATCCCTGCATTTACTAGCGCAATTTTTACTTCGTCTAGTTTAAAGGGGCGAATAATCGCTTCTACTTTTTTCAAACTTGGTACTCCTCGTGCAATGATCTGGTCTTTGTTTCATTTATAAGGCTAGCCAGACACTTTTAACATGTTCTTCAAAAGTTTTTTTGTAAAAATCAGTACCGTTTTTTCGTGACTCCTGGTGGATCCAGTGGCAAGATTAGCAAAAAAAAATACAGAGTTTCTATTCGTCCCTGGGAAGAATCCGTTACCCTAGAGGAGTAGACGGAGTTTTGTCCGTTGATTTAGCAGGGTCCTACCGATCCCGTCAGTGGTGTTTCCAGATCAAAGTAGCAAAGTTTCTCTATCCATGCTTAAGATGCTCAAGAATTTACCCCTACCCAAGAATATTACCTGGCGATCGGTCTGGGTGCGGGGCACTTCAGTGGTGATTATTTTTGTCCTGGCCTTTACCCTCGTCTTCACTCCCACCTTTTCAGCAGAAGCTCGGCGCAGTGGTGGCCGCATTGGGGGCGGTTCTTTCCGGGCTCCCACCCGTAGTGCCCCCAGTCGTAGTTACAGCAGTCCCGGCAGTGGTTCCTACCGTTCTGGTGGCGCCTATGGGGGAGGGGGCTTTGGTTTTCCCTTCATAATTCCCTTCTTTGGCTTTGGAGGAGGATTTGGCGGCATCTTTGGCATTTTAGTCATGATTGCGATCGCCAATGTGGTGATCAATGCTATTCGCAATGGTGGAGGCGGCAGTGGTGAAGGAGGCGGCGCCTTAGCGGGGAATGATCCCCAAGTAGGTATTGGTCAAATTCAGGTGGGCTTGCTTGCTAGTGCGAAAGAGCTGAAAAAAGAATTGGATGAATTGGCCCTTTCCGCTGACACTGGTACTGCCAATGGCCGTTCCCTCGTGCTCCAGGAAGCGACTTTGGCTCTGCTACGCCATCCTGAATATTGGGTCTATGGTTCCAGTCAGAGTGATAAGGTTCGTTTGAGTGCCGCCGAAGCCGCCTTTAATCAATTGGCCCTCACTGAACGGAGCAAATTCACTGACGAGACCCTGAGCAACTTTAATAATCAGTTACGTCAAGGGGGAAGGGCACCGGCCATTGGTGGGGATAGCCCCGATGCCGTTCCCGATGGTGCTGGGGAATATATTTTGGTCACCATCATTGCCGCATCCCTGGGTAATCTGACCCTGCCGGAAGTTAATGATTCCAGTCAGCTCAAACAATCTCTGCAAACCCTGGGGGGCATCAGTAGCGATCGCCTCTTGGCCATCGAAGTGCTATGGACGCCCCAAGAGGAAGGAGATACCCTCACCAGCAACGATATTATCAGCGAATATCCAGAACTGAGGCTGGTGTAGTGGTGGGAGCAGCTCATTTGCCCATAGTCAAAAAATAAGCATTGGAGGAAGCCTGGGGAACTTTGCCTGGGCTTTCTTTTTGGACAAAATTCAGCCAAAACACAACGCGAGGAAAACTGCCTTCTTCTTGGGGGGAATGGACCGGGCACTTTAGTTTTCAGGGGCAGGAGAGCTGGGACAATTTCCAACAGACTCCCGGCAAAAAAGGTCATAATCAAGGCAGTTAACCAGCCATCCGTGGTTTGGTATTCGTAATTTTCCCAGCAGTTTGCAACCATGATTCCCTTTGCTTCCCAAACCTCTTCCCTTGTGAGTCACCCCGAACTTTCCGCCCTAGAATTGGCCCAGGCCCTGGCAGAAAGATTGGCGATCGCCCCCCAGGATTGGCATCGTTTAAAGGGTAACCGTCAAGCCCAGGCTGGCCAAGAATTGGCGGCGGCATTGGTGTATCTGCTCAGAGATAATCCCCAGGAAGCATTAACCCATGTGCAACAGGCAGAAGGTTGGTTAGACCGTAGTTTGAGTGCGCCCTCCTGTCCTACCCATGGCGATCAGTCTAAAAAAGCCTAGGTTATTTCAGGATGATTTTCATCGGGCAAACCTGCGAGGGTATCCAATTGAGCCCGTAACTGGGTAACTTTCGCCAAATCCTTATCCGCCGGGGCCTTTTCTACCCCACTGGACAGGTCAATGCCGTCTGGCCGGAGTAGGTTTAGGGCGTCTGGAACATTGGTGGGAGTTAACCCCCCCGCTAACCACCAGGGTAGGGGCGGCCGAAATTGCTGTAGCTTCTGCCAGGGTAGGGTTTGCCCGGTCCCTCCCAGTTGTTGCGGATGGTAGGCGTCGAGCAAGAGAACGTCCACGGCATCGTAATAAGCTTCAGCCTGTGCCAAGTCTTCCGATCGCCGTAACCGGAGAGCTTTGATCAACCGATGTTGGGGAAATGCTTGTTTAACCTGGCGGCAAAACTCGGGAGTTTCATCGCCGTGGAGCTGGATACCGTTCAGGTTGGTTTGGGCTAAAAATTCCCCCAGTTTTGGCAGGGAAGCATTGGCAAACACCCCGATCGCCGATAGCTCGTCATGGGCAGTTAAGCTTTGCAGAACCAATGCAATTTCCCTGGGGCTGACGTAACGGGGGGAAGCTTCCACACAAATAAATCCCAGGGTTGTGAATCCCAAAGCGGCGATCGCCTGGGCTTGGGCGGGATGGCGTAAACCGCAAATTTTTACCTCCATGGCCATAGGGCAAATTTCCTGGGGATTTGGGATTGAATAGTAAAAAAGATAGATAGAAATTTGATTATTTTTGAGAAAATGGCTGAAATAGCCCCGAATTGGCAAATTAATCGTTCACTACGGGTTTACGAACCAAACTCCACATGCCCCGCAGTTGTATCTTTAACCGTTCCCGCTGATTAATTAGATAAATACTCACCAACGTAAATGCTACCCCTAACCATTGCAGAGCACTAAGTTGTTCCCCCAAAATCAAGTTACCAAAGCTGAGGGCAAAAATAGGTGTTAAAAAAGTGAGGGAACTCAAGCTGGTCAAATTACCCCGGGAAGCGAGGTAGAAAAAGATCCCGTAGGCAATGGCACTGCCAAACACCGTCGCATAGGCCAGATTACCCCAACCCCACAGATCAATATGGCGCCAAGGTTGGGGATCTTCCACCAGGGCGATCGCCAATAGGGGTAAACCCCCAATGATCATATGCCAGCCCGTGGCCACCACCGGGTCCACCCGACGACTGACAAAGGGGATCAGCACCGTGCCCACCGCCATGGACAGGGACGCCAGCAACATCCATAACTCGCCA is a window of Synechocystis sp. PCC 7338 DNA encoding:
- the rdgB gene encoding RdgB/HAM1 family non-canonical purine NTP pyrophosphatase, coding for MSTLIVATGNPGKLAEMQAYLDRLDCQLALKPPEIEVKEIGSTFYENACLKASQVAKALNQWAIADDSGLAVDALEGAPGLYSARYGNTDGERIAKLLQAMEGVTQRQAQFICVVAIAAPNGSIQLSSEGICPGEITQSPRGDHGFGYDPIFWLPGHKKTFAEMTKAEKRQVSHRGQAFDKLIHRWSELKFDSF
- a CDS encoding P-II family nitrogen regulator, producing MKKVEAIIRPFKLDEVKIALVNAGIVGMTVSEVRGFGRQKGQTERYRGSEYTVEFLQKLKIEIVVDEEQVDMVVDKLVSAARTGEIGDGKIFISPVDSVVRIRTGEKDTEAI
- a CDS encoding DUF1517 domain-containing protein, which gives rise to MLKMLKNLPLPKNITWRSVWVRGTSVVIIFVLAFTLVFTPTFSAEARRSGGRIGGGSFRAPTRSAPSRSYSSPGSGSYRSGGAYGGGGFGFPFIIPFFGFGGGFGGIFGILVMIAIANVVINAIRNGGGGSGEGGGALAGNDPQVGIGQIQVGLLASAKELKKELDELALSADTGTANGRSLVLQEATLALLRHPEYWVYGSSQSDKVRLSAAEAAFNQLALTERSKFTDETLSNFNNQLRQGGRAPAIGGDSPDAVPDGAGEYILVTIIAASLGNLTLPEVNDSSQLKQSLQTLGGISSDRLLAIEVLWTPQEEGDTLTSNDIISEYPELRLV
- a CDS encoding DUF6439 family protein, giving the protein MIPFASQTSSLVSHPELSALELAQALAERLAIAPQDWHRLKGNRQAQAGQELAAALVYLLRDNPQEALTHVQQAEGWLDRSLSAPSCPTHGDQSKKA
- a CDS encoding phosphoribosylanthranilate isomerase, with the protein product MAMEVKICGLRHPAQAQAIAALGFTTLGFICVEASPRYVSPREIALVLQSLTAHDELSAIGVFANASLPKLGEFLAQTNLNGIQLHGDETPEFCRQVKQAFPQHRLIKALRLRRSEDLAQAEAYYDAVDVLLLDAYHPQQLGGTGQTLPWQKLQQFRPPLPWWLAGGLTPTNVPDALNLLRPDGIDLSSGVEKAPADKDLAKVTQLRAQLDTLAGLPDENHPEIT